Proteins from a single region of Dysosmobacter acutus:
- a CDS encoding S8 family peptidase, translating into MADRIEIKKEDLSALYGRFRRNPNPPRPPVRQPSQHGGKLKQDWDTTVADIKASRRVSSIDTDNLMVLELVSDALSATSLDRLLSMCNLWIVEEVKLPQSEKSKLVVQFEDASAMSTFENERLLYMQDSSERGTLAPGQRRELFDCIEEIRKLKRDDRIGQRLKKHLDSGKTLENGFFSVNIDVWYNGDRGTILEIEAQIRSALGTGGSQLLGDLFELQTLLLGRAKVNEFTLNVLLDLDIIACVDFPMETILHDYSGLYAQDFTPVVHNDLDENAPLATVIDSGIFSGNPLLSAIIVGEEDFDFTENTASDLNGHGTGVAGIVAYGDFSHIFDENPIFKPLVRLCNGKVMHDDGQGNPVYSKEKRPEQIVKEAIEYFNEHYHCRVFNLSSGDLDYLYAGGRQLTWAGMLDQLARDLDIVIIVSAGNQYPDLPDFISRDDLCQKVRNQLLNPAHRLIDPATAALAVSVGSITRGATPDVRTGITAIAAGNAGMMSVFTRAGKGVNDAVKPEFVDYGGNYSVSQITRGTSRWRTNDRLMMEPTTNHTNDKSFRGWVGTSFAAPHVTHYAARLERLLKAQIDEAPSANLIRAMLASAACCPDELRSWAEDAVDASHVGIRAQKAENRLRLIGYGKIDDEVLFSTADDPKHVTLFAEDELTLRSLHLYKIPVPTEFINVKGAKRISIGFAYNPPTRMSRKEYIANSLFIEVFRRTDAEKLLNFAQKKEHGLEEDADTALENFRKQYGAAFEPGSTTIQNSTLQQRVWAKGKTGGKDLLWDENEPYIYILITGKERFTHAEKEIPQSYALAVTFSYDAEENILLHQKIAETVSIRNRVEERTRIRERIQNQG; encoded by the coding sequence GTGGCTGATAGGATAGAAATTAAAAAGGAAGATTTATCTGCCTTATATGGACGATTCAGAAGAAATCCAAACCCGCCAAGACCTCCGGTCCGCCAGCCGAGTCAGCATGGTGGCAAGCTTAAACAAGATTGGGATACCACTGTGGCCGATATTAAAGCATCTCGAAGAGTGAGTAGCATTGATACAGATAACCTCATGGTACTGGAATTAGTTAGTGATGCCCTGTCGGCAACTTCGTTAGACAGGCTTCTCAGTATGTGCAATTTGTGGATTGTTGAAGAAGTGAAACTTCCCCAGTCCGAAAAATCCAAACTTGTTGTTCAATTTGAAGATGCCTCCGCTATGTCAACTTTTGAGAACGAGCGTTTATTATATATGCAAGACAGCTCTGAACGAGGCACTCTTGCTCCAGGTCAACGCAGAGAATTATTTGATTGCATTGAAGAAATACGCAAATTAAAGCGTGATGATCGTATCGGACAGAGACTTAAAAAGCACCTTGACTCTGGAAAGACGTTGGAAAATGGCTTCTTCTCTGTAAATATTGATGTTTGGTATAACGGTGACCGGGGTACAATTCTCGAAATTGAAGCGCAAATAAGGAGTGCACTGGGGACAGGTGGCAGTCAATTATTGGGTGATCTGTTTGAGTTGCAGACCCTCTTGCTTGGGCGCGCTAAAGTTAACGAATTTACTTTGAATGTGTTGTTGGATCTTGACATCATTGCATGCGTAGATTTCCCAATGGAAACAATACTTCATGACTATAGCGGGCTTTATGCTCAGGATTTTACACCAGTTGTCCATAACGATCTGGATGAAAATGCACCGCTTGCTACAGTTATAGATTCGGGAATTTTTTCTGGAAATCCTCTACTCTCAGCGATTATTGTAGGTGAGGAGGATTTTGATTTTACTGAAAATACGGCCTCTGATCTGAACGGACACGGAACTGGTGTGGCGGGAATCGTAGCATATGGAGATTTTTCTCATATATTTGATGAAAATCCGATTTTTAAACCATTAGTTCGGCTATGTAATGGGAAAGTGATGCACGACGATGGACAAGGTAACCCCGTATATTCAAAAGAAAAGCGTCCAGAACAAATAGTTAAAGAAGCAATTGAATACTTTAATGAACACTACCACTGTCGTGTTTTCAATCTTTCTTCAGGTGATTTGGATTATCTATATGCTGGTGGTAGACAATTGACTTGGGCGGGAATGCTCGACCAACTCGCACGGGATTTGGATATTGTTATTATTGTTAGCGCCGGAAACCAATACCCTGATCTGCCGGATTTCATTAGCCGTGATGACCTCTGCCAAAAAGTACGTAACCAGCTATTGAATCCAGCGCACCGCCTAATTGACCCCGCGACTGCGGCTTTAGCTGTTTCGGTTGGTTCAATTACCCGGGGTGCGACCCCAGATGTGCGAACAGGTATCACTGCTATTGCTGCGGGAAATGCTGGCATGATGTCAGTATTTACACGTGCAGGGAAAGGCGTCAATGACGCAGTGAAACCGGAATTTGTAGACTATGGCGGAAACTATTCTGTTAGCCAGATTACTCGTGGCACCAGTCGTTGGCGTACTAATGACAGGCTTATGATGGAACCGACTACAAATCATACAAATGATAAGTCTTTTAGAGGGTGGGTAGGAACCAGTTTTGCTGCACCCCATGTAACCCATTATGCTGCCAGATTGGAAAGATTATTGAAAGCACAAATAGATGAGGCACCTTCTGCAAATCTAATTCGTGCAATGCTTGCGAGCGCAGCTTGTTGTCCTGATGAGCTTCGCTCCTGGGCCGAGGATGCGGTCGATGCAAGCCATGTAGGTATAAGGGCACAGAAAGCTGAAAATCGTTTGCGGCTTATTGGTTATGGCAAAATTGATGATGAAGTCCTCTTCTCAACTGCCGATGACCCTAAGCATGTGACCCTTTTTGCAGAAGATGAGCTAACGCTGAGGTCACTGCATCTCTATAAAATTCCAGTGCCAACTGAGTTTATCAATGTAAAAGGAGCCAAAAGAATATCAATCGGCTTTGCCTACAACCCACCAACACGCATGAGCAGAAAAGAATATATTGCTAACTCTCTGTTTATTGAGGTATTCCGCAGAACTGATGCGGAAAAGCTTCTAAACTTTGCCCAGAAAAAAGAACATGGCTTAGAAGAAGATGCTGATACTGCTTTAGAAAACTTTCGGAAACAATATGGTGCGGCATTCGAACCCGGAAGTACCACAATTCAGAATAGTACGCTTCAACAACGGGTTTGGGCAAAGGGAAAAACGGGTGGAAAAGATTTACTTTGGGACGAGAATGAACCTTATATTTACATACTTATAACAGGAAAAGAACGATTCACCCATGCTGAAAAGGAAATACCACAGTCATACGCTCTTGCGGTAACATTTTCTTATGATGCAGAAGAAAATATTCTATTACATCAAAAAATAGCCGAAACTGTCAGCATTCGTAATCGTGTTGAGGAGCGTACTCGTATTCGTGAACGTATCCAAAATCAAGGATAA
- a CDS encoding AAA family ATPase: MARADLLKKLFVSHKAGDHEAFYRVAQEIIEDERKKNHGILADELKLILNGSAQPKRSVSTYSANINKEKGEDARLFEIIYPEKYFSDLIALPQMQQELERIVHEFQNWDVLVSNGVAPTKRILFYGAPGCGKTLAAQTLASEIGLPMIYVRFDAVISSYLGETASNLRKVFDFARQDSYVVFFDEFDAIARSRNDPFEHGEIKRVVNTFLQQLDSFKGKSLVIAATNFEQSLDYAIWRRFDCTLRFDMPTNDAKMRLFYLRLKSLDGANHIFAEFLNETDGFTYADVEQTANFVRKQCVLEGRKIYTKKDIEQAVQRQKENVALRKTQY; encoded by the coding sequence ATGGCGAGAGCTGACTTGCTAAAAAAGCTCTTTGTAAGCCACAAAGCAGGCGATCATGAAGCCTTCTATAGGGTGGCTCAAGAGATTATAGAAGATGAGCGCAAAAAAAACCACGGCATTCTCGCCGATGAGTTAAAGCTCATTCTGAACGGTTCGGCGCAGCCGAAGCGTTCAGTTTCCACATATTCCGCAAATATTAATAAGGAGAAAGGTGAGGACGCGCGACTATTTGAGATCATATATCCAGAAAAGTATTTTTCTGATTTGATTGCATTGCCGCAAATGCAGCAGGAACTTGAACGAATTGTTCATGAATTTCAGAACTGGGATGTTCTTGTTAGTAATGGAGTAGCTCCAACAAAACGAATTCTTTTCTATGGTGCCCCTGGCTGTGGAAAGACTCTCGCAGCCCAAACACTTGCGTCTGAAATCGGCCTTCCAATGATATATGTGCGCTTTGATGCGGTGATTTCCTCATATCTTGGTGAGACGGCATCCAATCTCAGAAAAGTCTTTGATTTTGCTCGACAAGACAGCTATGTGGTTTTTTTTGATGAATTTGATGCCATAGCAAGGAGCCGAAACGATCCTTTTGAACACGGAGAGATAAAGCGCGTTGTAAATACTTTTTTACAGCAATTGGATAGCTTCAAGGGAAAATCATTGGTGATTGCTGCAACAAATTTTGAGCAGTCTTTAGATTATGCCATTTGGCGACGCTTTGACTGTACGTTGCGCTTTGATATGCCTACCAACGATGCAAAGATGCGGCTATTCTACTTGCGTCTTAAGTCTTTAGATGGAGCAAATCATATTTTTGCTGAATTCTTGAATGAAACGGATGGCTTCACTTACGCGGATGTAGAGCAGACTGCTAATTTTGTACGAAAACAATGTGTACTTGAAGGTAGGAAGATATACACAAAAAAAGATATTGAGCAAGCGGTACAACGGCAAAAGGAGAATGTTGCTTTGCGGAAAACCCAGTATTGA
- a CDS encoding helix-turn-helix domain-containing protein, with protein sequence MPIEEILKSIRKELSISQEQLARELNISYTTINRWENSHRTPSRLAKMRLLEFCISQSVSKEIIHALECL encoded by the coding sequence ATGCCAATTGAAGAAATCCTTAAATCGATTCGCAAGGAGCTCAGTATTTCTCAAGAGCAACTTGCACGTGAGCTTAATATAAGCTATACAACCATAAATCGTTGGGAGAATTCTCACCGCACTCCCAGCCGTTTGGCGAAGATGCGACTTTTAGAATTTTGCATTTCACAAAGCGTATCTAAAGAAATCATTCATGCTTTGGAATGTTTATAG
- a CDS encoding tyrosine-type recombinase/integrase codes for MISGHLSAKAGKWYMVLELRTPEGKRIPKWIGTGLPIKGNKHKAEEMLYQMRLEYSDARGTSGNMLFSEYLKQWIKDRQCELAKATFDSYKSILEGQVIQFYAPKRIALSALRPADIIAYHQELRKKGVSESTVLRHHAVIHKALEDAYYHELISANPAARVRRPRKEVYVIKPYTAQECRQLLDSIQGEKLEPMLTMAIYTGMRRGELLGLRWGTIDFSANIINVQHEVIRGNVDGKAALFAQDKLKRTASLRTLPMVEPLRNMLLTERQRRYGESQVKAGDYVFIDEKGHPLKPNYVTTAFPKLLAKYGLRPIRLHDLRHSCANLLITARAPLIEVQQWLGHSSIQTTADLYSHLTFQEKLNSAETIKNFE; via the coding sequence ATGATTTCAGGACATTTAAGCGCAAAGGCAGGTAAATGGTATATGGTGTTGGAGTTACGTACACCAGAAGGAAAGCGTATACCAAAGTGGATTGGCACAGGCCTTCCAATAAAGGGGAACAAACACAAGGCTGAGGAAATGCTATATCAAATGCGTTTGGAGTATAGTGACGCCAGGGGTACATCCGGTAATATGCTGTTTTCCGAATACCTAAAACAATGGATCAAGGATCGCCAATGCGAGCTCGCAAAGGCGACCTTTGACAGCTATAAGTCAATTTTAGAAGGGCAAGTCATCCAATTCTATGCGCCAAAAAGAATTGCTTTATCTGCGCTAAGGCCTGCCGATATCATTGCATACCATCAGGAGCTTCGGAAAAAGGGAGTATCTGAGAGCACCGTTCTGCGTCATCATGCGGTCATCCATAAGGCGCTGGAAGATGCATACTATCATGAGTTAATTTCTGCAAATCCCGCCGCACGGGTAAGACGGCCAAGAAAAGAAGTGTATGTCATTAAGCCCTATACTGCCCAAGAATGCCGTCAGCTTCTGGATTCCATTCAAGGCGAAAAACTGGAGCCAATGCTTACAATGGCGATTTATACGGGAATGCGGCGTGGAGAGTTATTGGGTCTACGCTGGGGAACAATCGATTTTTCAGCAAATATCATCAATGTTCAACACGAAGTGATCCGCGGCAATGTGGATGGAAAGGCTGCTTTATTTGCGCAAGATAAGCTTAAGCGTACCGCCAGCCTACGCACGCTTCCAATGGTTGAACCGTTGCGCAATATGCTGCTGACAGAGCGGCAGCGACGCTACGGAGAAAGTCAGGTTAAAGCAGGTGATTATGTCTTTATAGATGAAAAAGGTCATCCACTTAAGCCAAACTATGTTACAACGGCGTTCCCAAAGCTATTAGCGAAGTATGGACTGCGGCCGATTCGGCTGCATGATCTTCGTCACAGCTGCGCAAATTTGCTCATTACCGCACGCGCACCGCTTATTGAAGTTCAGCAGTGGCTTGGTCACAGCAGTATTCAGACAACAGCTGACCTGTATTCCCATCTAACTTTCCAAGAGAAACTCAATAGTGCTGAAACCATAAAAAATTTTGAATAA
- a CDS encoding helix-turn-helix domain-containing protein has translation MKQTYPPQGKKFLSASDVADILNVSRSTAYRIIRRLNEDLQKSGKITIAGKISAKYFYVNVYL, from the coding sequence ATGAAACAAACCTATCCGCCTCAAGGTAAAAAATTTCTATCAGCCAGTGATGTTGCTGATATCCTAAATGTTTCAAGAAGCACTGCCTACAGAATCATTCGGCGACTAAACGAGGATTTGCAAAAATCCGGGAAGATCACTATAGCAGGCAAAATATCCGCTAAGTACTTTTATGTAAATGTCTACTTGTAA
- a CDS encoding site-specific integrase, whose product MPTYKDPKTGLWYCKFVFTDWTGKKTQKKKMGFKLQKEAKAYETEFLSKALASCDMLFSSLVELYMEDCEPRLKPTTYANKQFLIGTHVLPYFGNTPINKISATIIRKWQTTLISHPAGYSETYLKTVHNQVSAIFNFACKYYRLPENPARICGAMGKKNADCMLFWTVDEFKRFVAAVSDKIVSTTIFNLLFWSGMRSGEMLALTLNDFDFDANTVSISKNYARFDNEDLILEPKTPKSKRKVTLPPFVCDLIKSYVQKLVDYEPNERLFTVTKHYLKHEMDRGCKKSGVKVIRIHDFRHSHASLLIEMGFSPLLISERLGHEDIKTTLQTYSHLYPNKQGEVAERLQSFF is encoded by the coding sequence ATGCCTACCTACAAAGACCCCAAAACCGGATTGTGGTATTGCAAATTTGTTTTTACTGATTGGACGGGCAAGAAGACGCAGAAAAAGAAAATGGGCTTTAAGCTGCAAAAAGAGGCGAAAGCCTATGAAACGGAGTTTTTAAGCAAGGCGCTGGCTTCGTGTGATATGCTCTTTTCCTCCCTTGTAGAACTCTATATGGAGGATTGTGAGCCGCGCCTAAAGCCTACGACCTATGCAAACAAACAATTTCTCATAGGCACCCATGTGCTGCCCTACTTCGGGAATACGCCAATCAACAAGATCTCCGCAACTATAATTCGGAAATGGCAAACGACACTGATTTCGCATCCTGCCGGCTATAGCGAGACGTATCTGAAGACCGTACATAATCAGGTATCCGCAATCTTCAACTTCGCCTGCAAATATTACAGGCTCCCGGAAAATCCAGCCCGGATCTGTGGCGCAATGGGAAAGAAGAATGCGGACTGTATGCTGTTTTGGACGGTGGATGAGTTTAAGCGATTCGTTGCCGCTGTTAGCGATAAAATCGTTTCCACGACCATTTTCAATCTGCTCTTCTGGTCTGGAATGCGTTCCGGTGAAATGCTTGCGCTGACCTTAAACGACTTCGACTTTGATGCGAACACAGTGTCGATCAGCAAAAACTACGCACGGTTCGATAACGAGGACTTGATCCTTGAGCCCAAAACACCAAAAAGCAAACGGAAAGTGACCTTGCCGCCCTTTGTCTGCGATCTCATAAAGTCTTATGTACAAAAACTTGTAGATTACGAACCAAACGAACGGTTATTTACTGTGACAAAGCACTATCTCAAGCATGAGATGGACAGAGGCTGTAAGAAAAGCGGCGTCAAGGTTATCAGAATTCATGACTTTCGCCACAGCCACGCAAGCCTGCTAATCGAGATGGGTTTTTCCCCGCTTCTCATTAGCGAACGGCTGGGTCATGAAGATATAAAAACCACCTTGCAGACCTACTCCCACCTGTATCCCAATAAGCAGGGGGAAGTAGCTGAGAGACTGCAAAGTTTCTTTTAA
- the tet(W) gene encoding tetracycline resistance ribosomal protection protein Tet(W) produces the protein MKIINIGILAHVDAGKTTLTESLLYASGAISEPGSVEKGTTRTDTMFLERQRGITIQAAVTSFQWHRCKVNIVDTPGHMDFLAEVYRSLAVLDGAILVISAKDGVQAQTRILFHALRKMNIPTVIFINKIDQAGVDLQSVVQSVRDKLSADIIIKQTVSLSPEIVLEENTDIEAWDAVIENNDELLEKYIAGEPISREKLAREEQQRVQDASLFPVYHGSAKNGLGIQPLMDAVTGLFQPIGEQGGAALCGSVFKVEYTDCGQRRVYLRLYSGTLRLRDTVALAGREKLKITEMRIPSKGEIVRTDTAYQGEIVILPSDSVRLNDVLGDQTRLPRKRWREDPLPMLRTTIAPKTAAQRERLLDALTQLADTDPLLRCEVDSITHEIILSFLGRVQLEVVSALLSEKYKLETVVKEPSVIYMERPLKAASHTIHIEVPPNPFWASIGLSVTPLSLGSGVQYESRVSLGYLNQSFQNAVRDGIRYGLEQGLFGWNVTDCKICFEYGLYYSPVSTPADFRSLAPIVLEQALKESGTQLLEPYLSFILYAPQEYLSRAYHDAPKYCATIETAQVKKDEVVFTGEIPARCIQAYRTDLAFYTNGRSVCLTELKGYQAAVGQPVIQPRRPNSRLDKVRHMFSKIT, from the coding sequence ATGAAAATAATCAATATTGGAATTCTTGCCCATGTAGACGCTGGAAAGACGACCTTGACGGAGAGCCTGCTATATGCCAGCGGAGCCATTTCAGAACCGGGGAGCGTCGAAAAAGGGACAACGAGGACGGACACCATGTTTTTGGAGCGGCAGCGTGGGATTACCATTCAAGCGGCAGTCACTTCCTTCCAGTGGCACAGATGTAAAGTTAACATTGTGGATACGCCCGGCCACATGGATTTTTTGGCGGAGGTGTACCGCTCTTTGGCTGTTTTAGATGGGGCCATCTTGGTGATCTCCGCTAAAGATGGCGTGCAGGCCCAGACCCGTATTCTGTTCCATGCCCTGCGGAAAATGAACATTCCCACCGTTATCTTTATCAACAAGATCGACCAGGCTGGCGTTGATTTGCAGAGCGTGGTTCAGTCTGTTCGGGATAAGCTCTCCGCCGATATTATCATCAAGCAGACGGTGTCGCTGTCCCCGGAAATAGTCCTGGAGGAAAATACCGACATAGAAGCATGGGATGCGGTCATCGAAAATAACGATGAATTATTGGAAAAGTATATCGCAGGAGAACCAATCAGCCGGGAAAAACTTGCGCGGGAGGAACAGCAGCGGGTTCAAGACGCCTCCCTGTTCCCAGTCTATCATGGCAGCGCCAAAAATGGCCTTGGCATTCAACCGTTGATGGATGCGGTGACAGGGCTGTTCCAACCGATTGGGGAACAGGGGGGCGCCGCCCTATGCGGCAGCGTTTTCAAGGTTGAGTACACCGATTGCGGCCAGCGGCGTGTCTATCTACGGTTATACAGCGGAACGCTGCGCCTGCGGGATACGGTGGCCCTGGCCGGGAGAGAAAAGCTGAAAATCACAGAGATGCGTATTCCATCCAAAGGGGAAATTGTTCGGACAGACACCGCTTATCAGGGTGAAATTGTTATCCTTCCCAGCGACAGCGTGAGGTTAAACGATGTATTAGGGGACCAAACCCGGCTCCCTCGTAAAAGGTGGCGCGAGGACCCCCTCCCCATGCTGCGGACGACGATTGCGCCGAAAACGGCAGCGCAAAGAGAACGGCTGCTGGACGCTCTTACGCAACTTGCGGATACTGACCCGCTTTTGCGTTGCGAAGTGGATTCCATCACCCATGAGATCATTCTTTCTTTTTTGGGCCGGGTGCAGTTGGAGGTTGTTTCCGCTTTGCTGTCGGAAAAATACAAGCTTGAAACAGTGGTAAAGGAACCCTCCGTCATTTATATGGAGCGGCCGCTCAAAGCAGCCAGCCACACCATCCATATCGAGGTGCCGCCCAACCCGTTTTGGGCATCCATAGGACTGTCTGTTACACCACTCTCGCTTGGCTCCGGTGTACAATACGAGAGCCGGGTTTCGCTGGGATACTTGAACCAGAGTTTTCAAAACGCTGTCAGGGATGGTATCCGTTACGGGCTGGAGCAGGGCTTGTTCGGCTGGAACGTAACGGACTGTAAGATTTGCTTTGAATACGGGCTTTATTACAGTCCGGTCAGCACGCCGGCGGACTTCCGCTCATTGGCCCCGATTGTATTGGAACAGGCATTGAAGGAATCGGGGACGCAGCTGCTGGAACCTTATCTCTCCTTCATCCTCTATGCGCCCCAGGAATACCTTTCCAGGGCTTATCATGATGCACCGAAATACTGTGCCACCATCGAAACGGCCCAGGTAAAAAAGGATGAAGTTGTCTTTACTGGCGAGATTCCCGCCCGCTGTATACAGGCATACCGTACTGATCTGGCCTTTTACACCAACGGGCGGAGCGTATGCCTTACAGAGCTGAAAGGATATCAGGCCGCTGTCGGTCAGCCGGTCATCCAGCCCCGCCGTCCAAACAGCCGCCTGGACAAGGTGCGCCATATGTTCAGTAAGATCACTTGA
- a CDS encoding plasmid recombination protein, with the protein MARGDGIDRTNARNMRLTETKIGNTQQHNEREKDSYVNQDIVPERTPLNVHFKAPSAGYQEMFSQMEADGVISTRGIKADAFRYGELVFDVNSAYFYNHGGYDFAKQFYTDAYKSAIKIVGGEQYILSAVMHADERNRAMSEALGEDVYHYHLHVVYIPVVKKEIRWTKRCKDKSLVGKVKETVMQVSMSKKWASQPAVDEATGEPLRTAKGKPVLRKSYSVLQDDFFQQMRSAGYTDLERGERGSSEEHLTVTQFKVKCEQERLAQLQEAAVLAQAEVDRRNREATAAEKKAAQAKAKLNDVAPMLKGMEKLAEEFSSDPEQVLPEAGPLESARAYREKKAKPLWAKIVKVLRSVYRAYCDLKSKFERLQADYGREVSKNSSLSERIYEVCAERDSLKGKVRDYERVRRAIGTEQADRILEAAYQQEQAEKERKRAARQKTRVGAR; encoded by the coding sequence ATGGCGAGAGGCGACGGTATTGACCGTACCAACGCAAGAAATATGAGGCTGACCGAAACCAAGATCGGCAACACCCAGCAGCACAACGAGCGTGAGAAGGATTCCTATGTCAACCAGGACATTGTACCAGAGCGGACGCCGCTCAATGTCCATTTCAAGGCCCCATCTGCAGGGTATCAGGAGATGTTCTCCCAAATGGAGGCCGATGGTGTGATCTCCACCCGTGGCATTAAGGCGGACGCATTTCGATACGGTGAGTTGGTCTTTGATGTGAACTCCGCCTACTTCTACAATCACGGCGGCTATGACTTCGCAAAACAATTTTACACCGACGCTTACAAATCCGCAATCAAAATCGTAGGTGGAGAGCAGTATATTTTGTCGGCGGTCATGCACGCTGACGAGCGCAACCGGGCCATGTCCGAGGCGCTGGGGGAGGATGTGTACCACTACCACCTTCATGTGGTCTATATCCCGGTGGTGAAGAAGGAGATACGATGGACAAAGCGGTGCAAGGACAAATCCCTGGTGGGCAAGGTCAAGGAAACCGTTATGCAGGTCAGCATGAGCAAAAAGTGGGCGTCCCAGCCCGCAGTAGACGAGGCCACCGGGGAGCCATTACGAACAGCAAAGGGCAAGCCTGTTCTGAGAAAGTCGTACAGCGTCTTGCAGGATGATTTCTTTCAGCAGATGCGCTCCGCTGGCTACACGGATTTGGAGCGTGGAGAGCGTGGCAGTTCCGAGGAACATCTGACGGTCACGCAGTTCAAGGTGAAGTGTGAACAGGAGCGGTTGGCACAGCTTCAAGAGGCGGCTGTGCTGGCCCAGGCCGAGGTTGACCGAAGGAACAGGGAGGCGACAGCTGCCGAAAAGAAAGCGGCCCAGGCCAAGGCCAAACTAAACGATGTGGCCCCCATGCTGAAAGGCATGGAGAAGCTGGCGGAGGAATTTTCCAGCGACCCGGAACAGGTCTTGCCAGAAGCGGGGCCGCTGGAATCAGCCAGGGCCTACCGGGAGAAAAAGGCCAAGCCCTTATGGGCGAAGATCGTCAAGGTGCTACGGTCTGTCTATCGGGCCTACTGTGACCTCAAATCCAAATTTGAGCGGCTGCAAGCGGACTATGGCCGGGAGGTCAGCAAAAACAGTTCCTTGTCAGAAAGGATTTACGAGGTCTGCGCCGAGCGAGACAGCCTAAAGGGAAAGGTCAGAGACTATGAGCGGGTCAGGCGGGCCATTGGCACGGAACAGGCGGACAGAATATTAGAGGCCGCTTACCAGCAGGAACAGGCCGAAAAGGAACGGAAACGGGCCGCAAGGCAAAAAACAAGGGTAGGCGCACGATAA
- a CDS encoding helicase RepA family protein codes for MDSKETKGTVPVPSVGADGEQPISQTPTASITEETTENNPPEKNYAELLRKMQRMNDPAYLPTISMNELYENVYQSRPPVIDGLLYPGTYLFAGAPKVGKSFLMAQLAYHVSMGLPLWDYPVHKGTVLYLALEDDHRRLQERLYRMFGMDGTNDLLFSICAKQVGAGLEEQLKRFVQEHPDTKLIIIDTLQKIREAGGDKYSYANDYEVVGKLKRLADACGVCLLLVHHTRKQQADDKFDMISGTNGLSGAADGAFLLQKEKRTDDTATLDVVGRDQQDQRLYLTKDKEHLTWTLERMETELWVEPPDPVLEAVAAFITAERPSWSGTATELAAVLQVDMKPNALAMRLNVRAGKLAAEYHIHYENTRTHAGRSISLTLEPPQA; via the coding sequence ATGGATTCCAAGGAAACGAAAGGGACTGTCCCGGTTCCGTCTGTTGGCGCAGACGGGGAACAGCCCATTTCACAAACACCCACCGCAAGTATAACAGAGGAAACGACAGAAAACAATCCCCCTGAAAAAAATTATGCGGAACTGCTGCGGAAAATGCAGCGCATGAATGACCCGGCGTATCTCCCCACGATTTCCATGAACGAGTTGTACGAGAACGTCTATCAGAGCAGACCGCCCGTCATTGACGGTCTGCTCTATCCGGGGACGTACCTCTTTGCGGGAGCACCCAAGGTGGGCAAGTCGTTCCTGATGGCCCAGCTTGCCTACCACGTCAGCATGGGCCTCCCCCTGTGGGACTATCCCGTTCACAAGGGGACTGTCCTCTATCTGGCGCTGGAGGACGATCACCGCCGCTTGCAGGAGCGGCTTTACCGGATGTTCGGCATGGACGGCACCAACGACCTCCTCTTTTCCATCTGTGCCAAACAGGTTGGCGCTGGGCTGGAGGAACAGCTAAAGCGGTTCGTGCAGGAACACCCCGACACCAAGCTGATTATCATTGACACCCTCCAGAAAATCCGGGAGGCTGGCGGGGATAAATACAGCTACGCCAACGATTATGAGGTGGTGGGAAAGCTGAAACGCCTCGCTGACGCTTGCGGCGTCTGTCTCCTGCTGGTACATCACACTCGCAAACAGCAGGCCGACGACAAGTTTGATATGATCTCTGGCACCAACGGCCTGTCGGGGGCGGCGGATGGGGCCTTTCTTCTTCAGAAGGAGAAGCGGACAGACGACACCGCCACCCTGGATGTGGTAGGACGTGACCAGCAAGACCAGCGGCTCTATCTCACCAAGGACAAGGAACACCTAACATGGACACTGGAGCGGATGGAAACGGAGTTGTGGGTAGAACCCCCCGACCCGGTGCTGGAGGCCGTAGCCGCTTTTATTACGGCGGAGAGGCCGTCCTGGAGCGGTACAGCCACGGAGTTGGCAGCGGTCCTGCAAGTGGATATGAAGCCTAACGCCTTGGCTATGCGGCTGAACGTCCGGGCCGGGAAACTGGCGGCAGAGTATCACATCCATTATGAGAACACCCGTACCCACGCCGGGAGAAGTATCAGCTTGACGCTGGAGCCTCCCCAAGCGTGA